In a single window of the Peromyscus maniculatus bairdii isolate BWxNUB_F1_BW_parent chromosome 16, HU_Pman_BW_mat_3.1, whole genome shotgun sequence genome:
- the LOC143268857 gene encoding amine sulfotransferase-like: protein MEDFEIRDDDVFLITYPKSGTIWTQQILSLIYFEGHRNRTENVPTMDRAPFFEYNIHNLDYVKMPSPRIFSSHLAYYLVPKGLKEKKAKIIYIYRNPKDVLISFFHFSNWVVSLESTDTIDHYLEKFLDGKVVGSCWFDHIRGWYEHRHDFNIMFLSYEDMKKDLRNSVLKICSFLEKKMSKEDVDAVVRQATFQNMKSDPRANYDNIIKNEIGERNKGYFLRKGTIGDWKHHLTVQQNERFDMIFKRNMKNFPLKFVWDVNEE from the exons GTACCATCTGGACTCAGCAGATCCTCAGCTTGATTTATTTTGAGGGCCACCGAAACAGGACTGAAAACGTGCCAACAATGGACAGAGCACCGTTCTTTGAGTACAATATTCACAATTTAGACTATGTCAAAATGCCGTCACCACGCATCTTTTCTTCCCACCTCGCATATTACTTAGTACCAAAAGGTCTCAAGGAGAAAAAGGCTAAA attaTTTACATTTACAGAAATCCCAAAGATGTTTTGATCtcgttttttcatttttcaaattggGTGGTTTCCTTAGAATCTACAGATACCATAGACCATTATCTGGAAAAATTTCTAGATGGAAAAG TGGTAGGAAGCTGTTGGTTTGACCACATCAGAGGCTGGTATGAACACAGACATGACTTCAATATTATGTTCCTGAGCTATGAAGATATGAAGAAG GACCTCAGGAACTCAGTGCTTAAAATCTGCAgttttctggagaaaaaaatgagtaaagaaGATGTGGATGCTGTTGTGAGACAAGCTACATTTCAGAACATGAAATCTGACCCACGAGCAAATTAtgataatattataaaaaatgaaatcgGGGAGAGAAACAAAGGCTATTTCTTGCGCAAAG GTACCATTGGAGACTGGAAACATCATTTAACTGTGCAGCAGAATGAAAGATTTGACATGATATTCAAGAGGAACATGAAAAATTTTCCCTTGAAGTTTGTCTGGGATGTAAATGAAGAATAG